The Gigantopelta aegis isolate Gae_Host chromosome 9, Gae_host_genome, whole genome shotgun sequence genomic sequence TGTTATTCTGTATacttactaaataataataaattagtgGAACAATTATTCTTATACTAAGATAACTCTTTTGCCAAAATATTCTTCtaaagtaatttaaaacattatttttaaggCAAATGTTAAAACTAACGAAggcaattataattataaatatgtattaaaacaaacaaacaaacaaaaccaaacacacaaataataataattttaaaagatatttagtATTTCATTGCACACAGCATTATAACTTTCATTATAAATATCtaattaatttgaaaatgttacacctCAGAGATGTCGAAATAATATACATCTTAATCGAATCTGTTCATcatgttttctttgttgttgtttctttcattttacTTTTCAGGTAACTCTGGTGGCAGTTTCaataaaaaatgtcaaattgttattaaatattatctTCTTCAAGAAGGATggttatattttgtaaaagaacCCGACTAGGTAAACAtaaatgcaatattaaaaaaaccggAAAAAATATCACAGTACAGCAATGCGTGCTTTGATGACGTAGTCCACTTctaaattaaaaccaaataaatGTTTCTGTAAATCACGCGGAATGAAACGTCAACGAAAGTTAATATTCTTCTCCCTCATCTTCTGGTTCCTCATCAACAGAATCGGTTCCAACCTCCTCGTAATCCTTCTCCAGGGCAGCGATATCCTCGCGAGCCTCCGAGAACTCCCCTTCCTCCATACCCTCACCGACATACCAGTGGACGAAGGCGCGCTTGGCGTACATCAGATCGAACTTGTGGTCGAGACGCGCCCACGCCTCGGCGATGGCGGTCGTGTTGCTCAACATGCAGACAGCACGCTGGACCTTGGCCAAGTCACCTCCTGGGACGACGGTGGGCGGCTGGTAGTTGATGCCAACCTTGAACCCTGTAGGACACCAGTCGACGAACTGGATGGACTTCTTCGTCTTGATGTTGGCGATGGCGGCGTTGACGTCTTTGGGAACGACGTCTCCTCGGTACATCAAACAAACCGCCATGTACTTCCCGTGACGTGGATCGCATTTCACCATCTGATTGGCTGGCTCAAAACAGGCGTTCGTGATCTCAGCAACCGTTAGTTGCTCGTGGTAGGCCTTCTCTGCCGAAATCACCGGCGCGTAGGTAGCCATGGGGAAGTGGATCCGAGGATACGGCACCAGGTTCGTCTGGAATTCTGTCAGGTCGACGTTTAGGGCGCCATCAAAGCGCAGAGAAGCCGTAATGGAGCTGACAATCTGGGCGATGATCCTGTTCAGGTTGGTGTACGTCGGTCTCCCGATGTCCAGGTTCCGCCGACAGATGTCGTAAATAGCCTCATTGTCCACCATGAACGCCACGTCCGTGTGCTCCAGGGACGTGTGGGTGGTCAGAATGGAATTGTACGGCTCCACCACGGCCGTAGAGATCTGAGGGGCCGGGTAAATGGCGAACTCCAGCTTTGACTTTTTCCCATAATCGATGCTGAGTCGCTCCAACAGCAGAGAGGAGAAACCCGACCCGGTGCCTCCACCAAAGCTGTGGAAGATGAGGAAGCCCTGCAGACCCGTGCATGAATCCGCTAGCTTACGTATGCGGTCAAGGGTAAGGTCAACAATCTCCTTGCCAATGGTGTAGTGACCTCGGGCATAGTTATTGGCGGCGTCCTCCTTGCCCGAGAGCAGCTGCTCGGGGTGAAACAGCTGGCGGTAGGTTCCGGTCCGCACCTCATCTGTAaagattaaatttacataatatttattatattaatgtgtCTTGGTGGTTACGTCTTCGTTTaatgtcttattttattttgtgtgtagtAAATTATTATTCTTACGTCAGAGAGGTCTAACTACGAagaataattttcaaaacactcTTCTATACCTGAAACACTCATGCCCAGCATGAGGATATTTGAAGTGGGAGTAAATACATTTGCTTGGACAAAACAAATGGTCCGAAGCAACTTTAGGAACTCGGGTGTCTTCAATACGGggatggtccttaaccatatgtctgacgccatataaccgtaaataaaatgtgttgagtgcgtcatttaataaaacatttccttccttccatactGTTTTTTTGGTCGATGATTTCAT encodes the following:
- the LOC121380375 gene encoding tubulin alpha-1B chain-like codes for the protein MGNACWELYCLEHGIQPDGQMPSDKTIGGGDDSFNTFFSETGAGKHVPRAIFIDLEPTVVDEVRTGTYRQLFHPEQLLSGKEDAANNYARGHYTIGKEIVDLTLDRIRKLADSCTGLQGFLIFHSFGGGTGSGFSSLLLERLSIDYGKKSKLEFAIYPAPQISTAVVEPYNSILTTHTSLEHTDVAFMVDNEAIYDICRRNLDIGRPTYTNLNRIIAQIVSSITASLRFDGALNVDLTEFQTNLVPYPRIHFPMATYAPVISAEKAYHEQLTVAEITNACFEPANQMVKCDPRHGKYMAVCLMYRGDVVPKDVNAAIANIKTKKSIQFVDWCPTGFKVGINYQPPTVVPGGDLAKVQRAVCMLSNTTAIAEAWARLDHKFDLMYAKRAFVHWYVGEGMEEGEFSEAREDIAALEKDYEEVGTDSVDEEPEDEGEEY